A window from Solanum stenotomum isolate F172 chromosome 5, ASM1918654v1, whole genome shotgun sequence encodes these proteins:
- the LOC125863979 gene encoding uncharacterized mitochondrial protein AtMg00810-like — translation MPSIVHLVLSLALQKNWYMHQLDVSNAFLHGELSETVYMRQPKGFEHPDYPKYVCKLQRALYGLKQSPRAWFHRLAHFLLDLGFKQCVSDQSMFIFHSGADCIILLIYVDDIVVFGSSKSLVSKFISSMSSEFSMKDLGQLDHFLGIELKCNSLGLLLLQHRYTTSLLHRFRLEKCKPVLTPLHSKLDWNSTSSPLLEDPSIYRQMVGSLQYLCFTRPDIQFAVNLASQFLHQPRQLHLQAVKRIFRYLAGTIDWGLQLYKNSSLSLTVFSDSDWAGCSATRRSTTGFCIFLGSNLISWSAKKQPTVARSSTKAEYRALVIATAEATWLQYILRDLGVFLTSPVAAKCDNIGAIHLAHNPVFHSRSKHVALDYHFVREKISHGDLVFSHVHTSEQLADLFTKVLASSRFRDLTANLHVHSSRSD, via the coding sequence ATGCCTAGCATAGTGCATTTGGTCTTATCTTTGGCTCTTCAAAAAAATTGGTATATGCACCAACTTGATGTGTCAAATGCATTCTTGCATGGTGAGTTATCCGAGACTGTTTATATGCGTCAACCTAAGGGCTTTGAACATCCAGATTATCCCAAATATGTGTGCAAGTTGCAGCGTGCTctttatggtcttaaacaaTCTCCAAGGGCTTGGTTCCATCGTCTTGCTCATTTCCTTCTTGATCTAGGATTTAAGCAATGTGTTTCAGATCAAAGCATGTTCATTTTTCACTCGGGGGCTGATTGCATTATTCTTTTAATCTATGTGGATGATATAGTAGTTTTTGGCTCTTCTAAGTCCTTAGTATCCAAGTTCATCTCTTCAATGAGTTCTGAATTCTCTATGAAGGACTTGGGACAGCTTGACCACTTCCTTGGCATTGAATTGAAATGCAACTCTTTGGGACTTCTTTTACTTCAACATCGTTATACTACTTCACTTCTTCATCGCTTCAGATTAGAGAAGTGTAAACCAGTGCTAACTCCACTTCACAGTAAGTTGGATTGGAATTCTACTTCTTCTCCTTTGCTTGAAGATCCTTCTATTTATCGTCAAATGGTTGGGAGTCTACAATATTTGTGTTTTACTAGGCCGGACATTCAATTTGCTGTCAACCTTGCTTCTCAGTTTCTTCACCAACCGAGACAATTGCATCTTCAAGCAGTAAAACGCATTTTTCGATATCTCGCTGGCACAATTGATTGGGGCTTACAGTTGTATAAGAATTCTTCCTTGTCGCTTACTGTTTTCTCTGACTCTGATTGGGCTGGTTGTTCAGCCACTAGACGATCCACAACTGgcttttgtatttttcttggcTCTAATCTTATCTCTTGGTCTGCTAAGAAACAACCTACTGTTGCACGCTCAAGTACCAAAGCAGAGTACCGAGCTCTTGTTATTGCCACTGCTGAAGCTACTTGGCTCCAATATATTCTTCGAGATCTTGGTGTTTTTCTTACTTCTCCGGTAGCTGCTAAATGTGACAATATTGGAGCCATTCATCTAGCTCACAATCCAGTTTTTCACTCCCGTTCAAAACATGTTGCTCTGGACTATCATTTTGTTCGTGAAAAGATTAGTCATGGTGATTTAGTGTTTTCCCATGTCCATACATCTGAGCAACTTGCTGATTTGTTTACCAAAGTATTGGCCTCTTCACGTTTTCGTGATTTAACTGCCAATCTTCACGTTCACTCTTCCCGTTCAGATTGA